The region ATGTGTTGGCTTGCATTTTTCCATTAGCTATTGGATCAGCAAGTTGCCTTAAATCCAAAACCCCAAGAACATTATCAAGTGAATCATCAATTACTAAGTATCTTGCATGACGAGTTTTGTGAACTTCTTCCATCATTTGTGAGAAGGAAACCTCTTTTGGAAGGGTAACCATCCCTGACCTTGGAACCATTACTTCTCTGACTTGTGTGTCTCTGAGTGCAAAAACACCTTCAAGTATGTTTCTTTCGTCAGGTTTTAATCCTGTTACGCCACCAGTTTCAATTAATTTTTCTAATTCTCCTGCAGAGAATGCAGCTGTTGTAAGACTTTCTGATTGAGTATTGAGTCCAAATGATCTAAGTATTAATAAAGCAAGTCCTTCTAGCAAAGAAAGAAATGGTGACATCCATTTTATTGCTGCTTCAATTAGAGGTGATAGTTTTAGGGCAGAAGCCTCTGGTTGATTTAGAACAAGTGCTTTTGGAAGCAGACCAGATATCAGAGTTGCTAAAAGTACAACAATAATAAAAAGTCCTATATCTAAAAAATAGTTAATTTGACCATTATTTCCCCACCATTGAAGCGCGAAATTTTTGCAGATCCAACCAATTGAAACTAATGAAATAGTTATTCCTAGCTCTGCTATTAAGAGGGTTCTTCTAAGCCTTTTCTGCAGACGAATTATAGAATTGGAACCAGGAAGTCCATCTTCAACCAACCTTTGAACCTTAGTTGAACGAAGCCGCAAAATGGCAAATTGACCTGCATTGAAAAACGCTGGTATCACAAGCAATATACAAAGAATTAATAAACTCATTAATAATTTTTCTATGGGGGTGGCGAGGATCGAACTCGCCTAAGGCGAATTATGAGTTCGCTGCATTCACCAGATTGCTACACCCCCAAAAAGCAGAACTAAAACTTTTTTTGATAATAGTTAATTAGTTTGCCTAAAGTAAATATATATCTAATCCCACCAAGATGTTTAATAATTAAACTTGCATATAAAGATATGAACCCATTGAATTCTTCTTTAGAGGGAATGAAAGAAAATCTTTTAACTTTATTAGCTCAAAAAGCTTATAGGTTTGGCGATTTTTCTTTGGCTTCTGGGAAAAAAAGTTCTCATTATGTCAATTGCAAGCCAGTTTCTCTCTCAGGTCCAGGCCTCTTGTCGATCAGTTCCCTATTTCTGAGACAAATAAATGAAAGTGATAGCGGCGTAGCTGGTTTAACTTTGGGTGCTGACCCTCTTGTTAGTGGCGTTGTAATGTTGGCTGCTCAATCAGATATTGATTTAAGCGGTTTAATAGTAAGAAAAGAAGCTAAAGGTCATGGCACTGGAGCATGGTTAGAAGGACCTTTGCCTCCTAAGGGTTCTATGATTACTGTCCTAGAAGATGTTGTGACAACTGGTGGCTCTTCTTTAAGAGCTGTTGAACAACTTAGAAATCAAGGTTATTTAGTTAACCAAGTACTAGCAATAGTCGATAGAGAAGAAGGAGGAGCAGATGCCATGTCTAAAGTTGATTTGGATTTGAATAGCCTTTTCTGTTTAAAAGAGATTGTAGAAAGAGCTAAAAGAATGTAATGACAGAAACTAAATCATTGATCTGGGATGAAACATTTCCTTCATTACTTCTCAAAGGGAATGGGACTGCTGCTTTTTTACATGGTCAAACGACTGCAGATATTTTTGCTCAGCAACAACTAGAAGGAGTATTTTTGAGCTGTTGGTTGTCAACTAAAGGAAGTTTAAAAGCTTTATTGGAAATTCGAATTTCAAAGAATATGGCTGAAATAGTTATAATCGCTGGTGAAATTAATTCTATAATTGAAGGATTTGAATCAGTTATATTTCCAGCTGATAAAGTAAAGTTAGAAGTTCTAAAACCAATAAGAAGAATTCAAAAAATAAATAATTATCAATCATGGAAGGAGTTAAATTCTAGTTGGATACGTAATAGTGAGTTAATTGAAAGTGAAATTTCTAAGTACACTAAAGCAACAAAAGAAGAGTTGCAAATATGGAAAACAAGACAAGGTATACCTGCTTTTGATAGAGAGATGAATGGAGAAACAAATCCCTATGAATTAGGTTTAGGAGATATTATAAAGCTTGATAAAGGTTGTTATTTAGGACAAGAAGCAATTGCAAGATTTTATAGAAGTAAATCTGTAAAATATCAACTTCGTTATTGGGAAGCTTTTGGTGAAGCTGATAATTTAGATATTGGTAAAAATTTTTTTAATACAATTAAAGATAACGAATTAAGAAAAAAAGTAGGAGTTATTACATCTTCAATGAAGATCAACGATAATTTTCTTTGTGGACTTGCATTAATCAAAAATAATTTTATTAATAAGGATATTTGCTTTTCTGAAAAAGAAGAATCTATAATTTTTAAAAAGCCAATCTCATTCGTTCAGGCTTTTTAAGCTATTAAGATACTTTTCATTCTTGATCTATTAACCACTTTGCGATCATTAAAGTGGCAATACAATCATCACGATTATATTTAAAGATTGAATTTAAATTTTTAGAGTAAACGTTATTTAATCTACGCGATTTCTTCCATTGCCTCCACCATAAAAGAGCTCTAGCTCCATCAATATTGGATTGTTCCCATTCGAATCCTATGAATTCTGCGATTGATTTAAGTCCATAATTCCTTACAGGAAGTCGCCAATTTTCTCTAATTAATAGGTGTATGTCAATAAATCTTTTTTTTATCGCAACAATTTCATGAGTACTAGCGCCTTGCCGTAATCCTAGTTTTAGTAAAGATATAGGCTCTGTTTCACCGTAATGGAGTATTGGGAGATCTTTATGACGATTTAATTTTCTCTTTATTCTTTCCCATAGGGAATTTTCTGTATTCTTTTCAAGATTAAGTAATGGTGAATATTTAATTTTTTTGAAATTTATCTCATTATTTAAATTGTTTGGTATTCGAATAAAACCGTGTAAAAAATCATGTTTAATATCTGGGTCAGATTCAATATCGTAAATTAAAAAACCTTTTGCTTGTTTTAGGTTCTTTAGCTCTTCTTCTGGATTTAGCTTGATAGCCTTATTATTTGATTGAGATTGCGCTTGTGAAATAAGTTGTTTGGAAATATCACCATGCTGTGTGCCAAATTTATCAAGCTTTGCCTTAAGTTTATAATGCTTAATTTTCGCTAAATCCTCTATATTGTTGATACCAATCTTGTTTAATAAAAGTTCTCTTTTCGCTCCTATTCCGCTAACTTCGCTCAGATAGCCTTCTTGAATAGATACGGAATCACAATATTTTCTCCAAGAACATATTGTGCATTTTTTTCTATTAGAAGTTATTGGTGGAGGATCTTTGGATTCAATATCTCTTTCTAGATTTAATAATGATTTTATTAACTCTGTGTTCATTTTATTGGTTAATCTTATCTTTTCGACTTTTATTATGTCATTTTCTTTATGTAGTATTAAACCCTTTTGAGATTGATATTTTTGTAAATTATTTATCAATAAACCTGTCATAGAAAGTATTAATCTGTGCTCTCTTGTGATTTTTTTACCTTGTCTTGCTAACACAGGTTGGTAAGAAAAATTACCCCAAATACTATCTCCTGATGTCTTTTTTAGAATCGGTAAATTTCCTTTTATAATTCTATGTTTTATTAAAGGAAATTTAAGCCTGATTCCATAAACGATATTTTTGCCCTCTTCACAAGCTTGAATTCCTATCCCATAACTTTTTTGTGCGAGATTATGAAAGCAGTCGATTTGATGATTTAATTGAAGGGTGCTATGAGCTGTCCACAATTTTTTTTGTTTATCACCATAGATTTCAAGCCAAGCTTTTCTTCTGCATCGAATCCAACTCCTTAAAAGGTGATCGTTAATTGGTTTGGATTCATTACATTTCATACTTAGAGAATAATCTGCATTTCTTTAAGAACAAAGTTTCTCCAATATAAAGATGAAAAAGAAAAAGTTAAATCTGACTAATGAGAAAATTTATTTCGGAACAGATGGATGGAGAGGAATATTAGGAGTTGATTTCACATTGGAAAGATTGCTTAAAGTATCTGCTGCTGCTGCACAAGAGCTTGCGTATGTGAAGGAGAAAAAAAATAACAAAATAATTATTGGTTTTGACCGTCGTTTTCTTGCAGAGGAGATGGCTGAGGCAGTTGCGTCTGCAGTTAGAGGAGTAGGTCTAGTGCCTTTGTTGGCATCTTCCGCGCTCCCAACTCCCTCTTGTAGCTGGG is a window of Prochlorococcus marinus str. MIT 0917 DNA encoding:
- a CDS encoding hemolysin family protein, coding for MSLLILCILLVIPAFFNAGQFAILRLRSTKVQRLVEDGLPGSNSIIRLQKRLRRTLLIAELGITISLVSIGWICKNFALQWWGNNGQINYFLDIGLFIIVVLLATLISGLLPKALVLNQPEASALKLSPLIEAAIKWMSPFLSLLEGLALLILRSFGLNTQSESLTTAAFSAGELEKLIETGGVTGLKPDERNILEGVFALRDTQVREVMVPRSGMVTLPKEVSFSQMMEEVHKTRHARYLVIDDSLDNVLGVLDLRQLADPIANGKMQANTSLEPYINPVVRVLETSTLAELLPLIKNGNPLLLVVDEYGGTEGLITSADLTGEIVGDEIQFDNKESELRPIDDLKKIWITSGDIEVIELNRELKLELPEAEDHYTLAGFVLEKLQEIPNTGETLVHNEIVFEIISMKGPRINKVKITLPKLLKN
- the pyrE gene encoding orotate phosphoribosyltransferase, whose protein sequence is MNPLNSSLEGMKENLLTLLAQKAYRFGDFSLASGKKSSHYVNCKPVSLSGPGLLSISSLFLRQINESDSGVAGLTLGADPLVSGVVMLAAQSDIDLSGLIVRKEAKGHGTGAWLEGPLPPKGSMITVLEDVVTTGGSSLRAVEQLRNQGYLVNQVLAIVDREEGGADAMSKVDLDLNSLFCLKEIVERAKRM
- a CDS encoding folate-binding protein YgfZ; translation: MTETKSLIWDETFPSLLLKGNGTAAFLHGQTTADIFAQQQLEGVFLSCWLSTKGSLKALLEIRISKNMAEIVIIAGEINSIIEGFESVIFPADKVKLEVLKPIRRIQKINNYQSWKELNSSWIRNSELIESEISKYTKATKEELQIWKTRQGIPAFDREMNGETNPYELGLGDIIKLDKGCYLGQEAIARFYRSKSVKYQLRYWEAFGEADNLDIGKNFFNTIKDNELRKKVGVITSSMKINDNFLCGLALIKNNFINKDICFSEKEESIIFKKPISFVQAF
- a CDS encoding TM0106 family RecB-like putative nuclease, with product MKCNESKPINDHLLRSWIRCRRKAWLEIYGDKQKKLWTAHSTLQLNHQIDCFHNLAQKSYGIGIQACEEGKNIVYGIRLKFPLIKHRIIKGNLPILKKTSGDSIWGNFSYQPVLARQGKKITREHRLILSMTGLLINNLQKYQSQKGLILHKENDIIKVEKIRLTNKMNTELIKSLLNLERDIESKDPPPITSNRKKCTICSWRKYCDSVSIQEGYLSEVSGIGAKRELLLNKIGINNIEDLAKIKHYKLKAKLDKFGTQHGDISKQLISQAQSQSNNKAIKLNPEEELKNLKQAKGFLIYDIESDPDIKHDFLHGFIRIPNNLNNEINFKKIKYSPLLNLEKNTENSLWERIKRKLNRHKDLPILHYGETEPISLLKLGLRQGASTHEIVAIKKRFIDIHLLIRENWRLPVRNYGLKSIAEFIGFEWEQSNIDGARALLWWRQWKKSRRLNNVYSKNLNSIFKYNRDDCIATLMIAKWLIDQE